Proteins encoded together in one Mastacembelus armatus chromosome 15, fMasArm1.2, whole genome shotgun sequence window:
- the zc3h6 gene encoding zinc finger CCCH domain-containing protein 6 isoform X1, translated as MASVSLVSSPPAPVLDKNMTDSELAGDEREDGELEDGEIDDEGIGIEEENKETVEVNEDKEKEKEKEKDKAKEKEEKTHRHSRKRYKKTREKRRSKRRRRDRQKHHSPSSSSSTDSYDSDYDRPERPKNRKSKGSSRESDDQSTRHGRDSKGSHGNSQKSPPRKSSDFDKYSDYSDDKYDYNEEEDDYEDEMSEYQQSKDLSSPSQGKGRHAKEQMKRGGMRGMKHQQFGQRGRGRGSGPGRGRGMLNKNKKLKGKPWGGRGRGRGGDQGMEDTALEGKNSSGFQKKRPIMSKEFISQHTVEHNGRYICKYFLEGRCIKGEQCKFEHDLVVPDKKKELCKFYLQGYCSKGDNCIYMHNEYPCKFFHTGAKCYQGDNCKFSHEPLTDVTKELLDKIINTEEENAREDELELEDLRKQGIAPLPKPPPGVGLLPTPGQSSPNDGTSSQVGKKIPSLFEIKVQPTVDLAQKIALSGSNFSQNQGEGANPFSGGSEDTQSGGVVPSGSSVPSVPPSGSPGPMGHPIGPPMPQSPPGQIQSHGFPMQPPIPSGPPPPFHGNQPSMNPPMNMQRPPFPPMPDIQMMQNLFPFPSPSQNPVEFFGSLLRNQTMGQQGDPGLAFIQNLQQQMGAESQLQSLPPAVQKAIFLHLTQQQQQETHPQGSEPQTAEGQDDNSGNRDETTNWYSSDEEDGSCVASILKSLKKQSEMKQSQSNPPQAAPVTPPLGDPRLVKERPPPSDPRMKMDPRQRPPDVKKESDGAADPRLSRDPRKMRPMETSSSRQHSHPVPAKPPAGEEDDEGERELRDRAVLIPLDASPSVVLRDPRCQLKQFSHIRVDILLQRPAFAQTVVWAPEDLIPSLVPKQEHSINLPLPPLIADAQMNRASLPDHPPVSSPPPSDPRLAAARLKERIGRLPSGSLEFRSERPVDPRQQKTVDPRLKRTGSLDSKLLGQKEPSSGSGVVDPRLQKASGSSSPHAVRAKTEPERLPPYAPRLASSGVGLESPTTILGGISLYDPRTQTEQAQKEQVEAPKKTGILKHPAKKDNTAPLSLSPTQRSGSFEETKSVDVASDHISPSSSPTVPPSSPVKPPAVHNLPIQALAGLIRPQYTDPRQAKLGGPSSTGTQEEAEDKKEPDEAVEEEPKQDDLEEEADDRTLKDVFKTFDPTASPFCQ; from the exons agaggACGGTGAGCTGGAAGATGGAGAAATAGATGATGAAGGGATTGGAattgaagaagaaaacaaagagactGTCGAGGTGAATgaagacaaagagaaggaaaaggaaaaagaaaaagacaaggctaaagaaaaagaagaaaaaactcaCAGACACTCCAGGAAACGGTACAAGAAGaccagagagaagaggaggtcAAAAAGGAGGAGACGTGACAGACAGAAA CACCACTCCCCGTCTAGCAGCTCCAGCACTGACAGCTATGACTCTGACTACGACCGACCAGAAAGGCCCAAAAACAGGAAGAGCAAGGGATCTAGCCGTGAGTCTGATGACCAGTCCACTCGG CACGGACGGGATTCAAAGGGAAGTCACGGCAACTCACAGAAGTCCCCGCCGCGCAAGAGCAGCGATTTTGATAAATACAGTGACTACAGCGATGACAAGTATGACtataatgaagaggaggacgatTATGAAGACGAAATGTCTGAGTATCAGCAGTCAAAAGATTTATCCTCCCCAAGTCAGGGAAAGGGACGACATGCTAAAGAGCAAATGAAGAGAGGAGGCATGAGGGGGATGAAACACCAGCAGT tTGGGCAGAGGGGAAGAGGTAGAGGGAGTGGACCAGGAAGGGGGCGTGGGATGCTCAACAAGAACAAAAAGCTGAAGGGAAAACCATGGGGAGGACGTGGGCGAGGCCGAGGAGGAGACCAGGGCATGGAAGACACTGCACTG GAAGGAAAAAATTCTTCTGGTTTTCAGAAAAAACGGCCAATTATGAGCAAGGAGTTTATCAGTCAGCACACAGTCGAACACAATGGTAGATACATCTGCAAGTATTTCCTGGAAGGTCGATGCATCAAG GGGGAACAGTGCAAGTTTGAACATGACCTTGTTGTACCAGATAAGAAAAAGGAACTTTGTAAATTTTACCTCCAAGGATATTGCAGTAAAGGAGATAATTGCATTTACATGCACA ATGAATATCCCTGCAAGTTCTTTCACACTGGAGCCAAATGTTATCAAGGAGACAACTGCAAATTTTCCCATGAGCCTTTGACTGATGTGACCAAAGAATTGCTTGATAAG ATAATTAACACTGAAGAGGAGAATGCTCGTGAAGATGAGTTGGAGCTAGAGGATCTGAGAAAGCAGGGTATCGCCCCACTCCCGAAGCCGCCTCCTGGTGTGGGGTTGCTGCCGACTCCGGGTCAGAGTAGTCCTAATGATGGAACTTCTAGCCAAGTGGGGAAGaaaatcccctccctttttgAAATTAAGGTTCAACCTACAGTAGACCTGGCACAAAAAATCGCTCTGAG tggaTCCAACTTCTCACAGAATCAAGGTGAAGGTGCAAATCCATTCAGTGGAGGTTCAGAGGACACACAGAGTGGAGGTGTGGTGCCTTCAGGCTCCTCTGTCCCTTCTGTGCCTCCCTCTGGATCACCTGGTCCCATGGGTCACCCCATTGGCCCACCCATGCCACAGAGCCCCCCAGGACAGATCCAGTCACATGGATTTCCAATGCAGCCACCTATCCCCTCTGGCCCACCACCCCCCTTCCATGGAAACCAACCCAGTATGAACCCTCCAATGAATATGCAGAGGCCTCCATTCCCTCCTATGCCAGATATACAGATGATGCAAAATCTCTTCCCGTTCCCGTCACCGAGTCAGAACCCAGTAGAGTTCTTTGGCAGCTTGCTCCGAAACCAGACCATGGGTCAACAAGGAG ATCCTGGTCTGGCATTTATACAGAACCTCCAGCAGCAGATGGGTGCAGAATCACAGTTGCAGTCCTTACCACCAGCGGTACAGAAAGCCATTTTTTTACAcctgacacagcagcagcagcaagagaCACATCCACAGGGGAGTGAGCCACAGACAGCAGAGGGCCAGGATGacaacagtggaaacagag ATGAGACTACAAACTGGTACTCGAGTGATGAGGAGGATGGGAGCTGCGTTGCCTCCATCCTAAAATCTCTGAAGAAGCAGAGTGAGATGAAGCAGTCTCAGTCCAACCCGCCCCAGGCTGCTCCGGTGACTCCACCACTGGGTGACCCACGGCTTGTGAAAGAAAGGCCCCCACCGAGTGACCCACGCATGAAGATGGACCCTCGCCAGCGACCCCCTGATGTGAAAAAGGAGTCGGATGGAGCTGCAGATCCACGCCTCTCCAGAGACCCCAGGAAGATGAGACCAATGGAGACAAGTTCCTCTCGCCAGCACAGCCACCCTGTTCCCGCGAAGCCTCCTGCaggagaggaagatgatgaaggAGAGCGGGAGCTCAGGGACAGAGCTGTTCTCATCCCCCTAGATGCCAGCCCCAGTGTGGTGCTGCGAGACCCTCGTTGCCAGTTAAAGCAGTTCAGCCACATTCGAGTGGACATTCTGCTCCAGCGACCTGCCTTTGCTCAAACAGTGGTATGGGCCCCTGAAGACCTCATCCCTTCTCTGGTACCCAAACAGGAACACTCCATCAACCTCCCCCTTCCACCTCTGATTGCCGATGCTCAGATGAACCGAGCAAGCCTGCCCGATCATCCCCCAGTTTCAAGCCCTCCACCGTCAGACCCCAGACTGGCAGCTGCACGTTTGAAGGAACGTATAGGTCGATTGCCTTCTGGATCTCTAGAGTTTCGATCTGAGAGACCTGTAGATCCTCGCCAGCAAAAGACTGTGGACCCCAGACTCAAGCGTACAGGAAGTCTGGACTCCAAGCTGCTTGGTCAGAAAGAGCCATCCTCTGGGAGTGGAGTTGTTGATCCCAGGTTACAGAAAGCAAGTGGCAGCTCCTCTCCTCATGCTGTTCGAGCCAAGACAGAGCCTGAGCGGCTGCCACCTTATGCCCCCCGCTTGGCATCCTCTGGAGTAGGACTAGAGAGCCCTACGACAATTCTTGGCGGCATCAGTCTGTATGATCCTCGTACTCAAACAGAGCAGGCACAGAAGGAGCAGGTAGAGGCTCCTAAAAAGACTGGGATTCTGAAACACCCTGCAAAGAAAGACAATACTGCTCCACTATCACTCTCGCCAACCCAACGAAGTGGCTCTTTTGAGGAGACCAAAAGTGTAGATGTTGCGTCAGATCACATTTCACCTTCCAGTTCTCCCACAGTgcctccttcctcacctgtcaAGCCCCCAGCAGTTCATAATCTCCCCATCCAGGCACTGGCTGGGCTTATCCGACCCCAGTACACTGACCCCAGACAGGCCAAACTAGGAGGACCGAGCTCTACAGGAACACAAGAAGAGGCAGAGGATAAGAAGGAGCCAGATGAGGCCGTGGAGGAGGAACCAAAACAGGATGATCTAGAGGAGGAGGCAGATGACAGGACGCTTAAAGATGTGTTCAAGACCTTTGATCCCACTGCTTCCCCTTTCTGTCAGTAA
- the zc3h6 gene encoding zinc finger CCCH domain-containing protein 6 isoform X2 produces the protein MKEEGVCLLSLSRHVTPEDGELEDGEIDDEGIGIEEENKETVEVNEDKEKEKEKEKDKAKEKEEKTHRHSRKRYKKTREKRRSKRRRRDRQKHHSPSSSSSTDSYDSDYDRPERPKNRKSKGSSRESDDQSTRHGRDSKGSHGNSQKSPPRKSSDFDKYSDYSDDKYDYNEEEDDYEDEMSEYQQSKDLSSPSQGKGRHAKEQMKRGGMRGMKHQQFGQRGRGRGSGPGRGRGMLNKNKKLKGKPWGGRGRGRGGDQGMEDTALEGKNSSGFQKKRPIMSKEFISQHTVEHNGRYICKYFLEGRCIKGEQCKFEHDLVVPDKKKELCKFYLQGYCSKGDNCIYMHNEYPCKFFHTGAKCYQGDNCKFSHEPLTDVTKELLDKIINTEEENAREDELELEDLRKQGIAPLPKPPPGVGLLPTPGQSSPNDGTSSQVGKKIPSLFEIKVQPTVDLAQKIALSGSNFSQNQGEGANPFSGGSEDTQSGGVVPSGSSVPSVPPSGSPGPMGHPIGPPMPQSPPGQIQSHGFPMQPPIPSGPPPPFHGNQPSMNPPMNMQRPPFPPMPDIQMMQNLFPFPSPSQNPVEFFGSLLRNQTMGQQGDPGLAFIQNLQQQMGAESQLQSLPPAVQKAIFLHLTQQQQQETHPQGSEPQTAEGQDDNSGNRDETTNWYSSDEEDGSCVASILKSLKKQSEMKQSQSNPPQAAPVTPPLGDPRLVKERPPPSDPRMKMDPRQRPPDVKKESDGAADPRLSRDPRKMRPMETSSSRQHSHPVPAKPPAGEEDDEGERELRDRAVLIPLDASPSVVLRDPRCQLKQFSHIRVDILLQRPAFAQTVVWAPEDLIPSLVPKQEHSINLPLPPLIADAQMNRASLPDHPPVSSPPPSDPRLAAARLKERIGRLPSGSLEFRSERPVDPRQQKTVDPRLKRTGSLDSKLLGQKEPSSGSGVVDPRLQKASGSSSPHAVRAKTEPERLPPYAPRLASSGVGLESPTTILGGISLYDPRTQTEQAQKEQVEAPKKTGILKHPAKKDNTAPLSLSPTQRSGSFEETKSVDVASDHISPSSSPTVPPSSPVKPPAVHNLPIQALAGLIRPQYTDPRQAKLGGPSSTGTQEEAEDKKEPDEAVEEEPKQDDLEEEADDRTLKDVFKTFDPTASPFCQ, from the exons agaggACGGTGAGCTGGAAGATGGAGAAATAGATGATGAAGGGATTGGAattgaagaagaaaacaaagagactGTCGAGGTGAATgaagacaaagagaaggaaaaggaaaaagaaaaagacaaggctaaagaaaaagaagaaaaaactcaCAGACACTCCAGGAAACGGTACAAGAAGaccagagagaagaggaggtcAAAAAGGAGGAGACGTGACAGACAGAAA CACCACTCCCCGTCTAGCAGCTCCAGCACTGACAGCTATGACTCTGACTACGACCGACCAGAAAGGCCCAAAAACAGGAAGAGCAAGGGATCTAGCCGTGAGTCTGATGACCAGTCCACTCGG CACGGACGGGATTCAAAGGGAAGTCACGGCAACTCACAGAAGTCCCCGCCGCGCAAGAGCAGCGATTTTGATAAATACAGTGACTACAGCGATGACAAGTATGACtataatgaagaggaggacgatTATGAAGACGAAATGTCTGAGTATCAGCAGTCAAAAGATTTATCCTCCCCAAGTCAGGGAAAGGGACGACATGCTAAAGAGCAAATGAAGAGAGGAGGCATGAGGGGGATGAAACACCAGCAGT tTGGGCAGAGGGGAAGAGGTAGAGGGAGTGGACCAGGAAGGGGGCGTGGGATGCTCAACAAGAACAAAAAGCTGAAGGGAAAACCATGGGGAGGACGTGGGCGAGGCCGAGGAGGAGACCAGGGCATGGAAGACACTGCACTG GAAGGAAAAAATTCTTCTGGTTTTCAGAAAAAACGGCCAATTATGAGCAAGGAGTTTATCAGTCAGCACACAGTCGAACACAATGGTAGATACATCTGCAAGTATTTCCTGGAAGGTCGATGCATCAAG GGGGAACAGTGCAAGTTTGAACATGACCTTGTTGTACCAGATAAGAAAAAGGAACTTTGTAAATTTTACCTCCAAGGATATTGCAGTAAAGGAGATAATTGCATTTACATGCACA ATGAATATCCCTGCAAGTTCTTTCACACTGGAGCCAAATGTTATCAAGGAGACAACTGCAAATTTTCCCATGAGCCTTTGACTGATGTGACCAAAGAATTGCTTGATAAG ATAATTAACACTGAAGAGGAGAATGCTCGTGAAGATGAGTTGGAGCTAGAGGATCTGAGAAAGCAGGGTATCGCCCCACTCCCGAAGCCGCCTCCTGGTGTGGGGTTGCTGCCGACTCCGGGTCAGAGTAGTCCTAATGATGGAACTTCTAGCCAAGTGGGGAAGaaaatcccctccctttttgAAATTAAGGTTCAACCTACAGTAGACCTGGCACAAAAAATCGCTCTGAG tggaTCCAACTTCTCACAGAATCAAGGTGAAGGTGCAAATCCATTCAGTGGAGGTTCAGAGGACACACAGAGTGGAGGTGTGGTGCCTTCAGGCTCCTCTGTCCCTTCTGTGCCTCCCTCTGGATCACCTGGTCCCATGGGTCACCCCATTGGCCCACCCATGCCACAGAGCCCCCCAGGACAGATCCAGTCACATGGATTTCCAATGCAGCCACCTATCCCCTCTGGCCCACCACCCCCCTTCCATGGAAACCAACCCAGTATGAACCCTCCAATGAATATGCAGAGGCCTCCATTCCCTCCTATGCCAGATATACAGATGATGCAAAATCTCTTCCCGTTCCCGTCACCGAGTCAGAACCCAGTAGAGTTCTTTGGCAGCTTGCTCCGAAACCAGACCATGGGTCAACAAGGAG ATCCTGGTCTGGCATTTATACAGAACCTCCAGCAGCAGATGGGTGCAGAATCACAGTTGCAGTCCTTACCACCAGCGGTACAGAAAGCCATTTTTTTACAcctgacacagcagcagcagcaagagaCACATCCACAGGGGAGTGAGCCACAGACAGCAGAGGGCCAGGATGacaacagtggaaacagag ATGAGACTACAAACTGGTACTCGAGTGATGAGGAGGATGGGAGCTGCGTTGCCTCCATCCTAAAATCTCTGAAGAAGCAGAGTGAGATGAAGCAGTCTCAGTCCAACCCGCCCCAGGCTGCTCCGGTGACTCCACCACTGGGTGACCCACGGCTTGTGAAAGAAAGGCCCCCACCGAGTGACCCACGCATGAAGATGGACCCTCGCCAGCGACCCCCTGATGTGAAAAAGGAGTCGGATGGAGCTGCAGATCCACGCCTCTCCAGAGACCCCAGGAAGATGAGACCAATGGAGACAAGTTCCTCTCGCCAGCACAGCCACCCTGTTCCCGCGAAGCCTCCTGCaggagaggaagatgatgaaggAGAGCGGGAGCTCAGGGACAGAGCTGTTCTCATCCCCCTAGATGCCAGCCCCAGTGTGGTGCTGCGAGACCCTCGTTGCCAGTTAAAGCAGTTCAGCCACATTCGAGTGGACATTCTGCTCCAGCGACCTGCCTTTGCTCAAACAGTGGTATGGGCCCCTGAAGACCTCATCCCTTCTCTGGTACCCAAACAGGAACACTCCATCAACCTCCCCCTTCCACCTCTGATTGCCGATGCTCAGATGAACCGAGCAAGCCTGCCCGATCATCCCCCAGTTTCAAGCCCTCCACCGTCAGACCCCAGACTGGCAGCTGCACGTTTGAAGGAACGTATAGGTCGATTGCCTTCTGGATCTCTAGAGTTTCGATCTGAGAGACCTGTAGATCCTCGCCAGCAAAAGACTGTGGACCCCAGACTCAAGCGTACAGGAAGTCTGGACTCCAAGCTGCTTGGTCAGAAAGAGCCATCCTCTGGGAGTGGAGTTGTTGATCCCAGGTTACAGAAAGCAAGTGGCAGCTCCTCTCCTCATGCTGTTCGAGCCAAGACAGAGCCTGAGCGGCTGCCACCTTATGCCCCCCGCTTGGCATCCTCTGGAGTAGGACTAGAGAGCCCTACGACAATTCTTGGCGGCATCAGTCTGTATGATCCTCGTACTCAAACAGAGCAGGCACAGAAGGAGCAGGTAGAGGCTCCTAAAAAGACTGGGATTCTGAAACACCCTGCAAAGAAAGACAATACTGCTCCACTATCACTCTCGCCAACCCAACGAAGTGGCTCTTTTGAGGAGACCAAAAGTGTAGATGTTGCGTCAGATCACATTTCACCTTCCAGTTCTCCCACAGTgcctccttcctcacctgtcaAGCCCCCAGCAGTTCATAATCTCCCCATCCAGGCACTGGCTGGGCTTATCCGACCCCAGTACACTGACCCCAGACAGGCCAAACTAGGAGGACCGAGCTCTACAGGAACACAAGAAGAGGCAGAGGATAAGAAGGAGCCAGATGAGGCCGTGGAGGAGGAACCAAAACAGGATGATCTAGAGGAGGAGGCAGATGACAGGACGCTTAAAGATGTGTTCAAGACCTTTGATCCCACTGCTTCCCCTTTCTGTCAGTAA